One window from the genome of Manis pentadactyla isolate mManPen7 chromosome 15, mManPen7.hap1, whole genome shotgun sequence encodes:
- the LOC118918608 gene encoding collagen alpha-1(I) chain-like, translated as MGRKESSAKGQRSSTAAQTNPQTTQPSQKSKFRRLSARQRRGTAPRVCTPTPILPSPSSTPPVRRRGRPGSAGGADLGPRREGGGVDGPPGLETAGGAERGADGGEPVGSVLVSEPGAAAGWERGLPPPPRPERAPGRVPGHRQKDRQPATKKRARSPCILSLAPEGRSRGSFYPAPRRSAALRVPGPRLRTDGPLDNGPEATAQAGRAGALRDWASAGAGRLRAEPVTGSRGAALQMDKANGRQTDGGGKDGGAGGGSALLAHPRRVGRVHEPLLSPSPLVQLGPPPRSPGARPVAWAGLEGRRGSWRRDLGEHPITEWPRLRPRALETTQRPTRLHLSLALLDPQQPYALPKNA; from the exons GAATCATCAGCCAAGGGCCAGAGGTCTTCCACGGCGGCTCAGACAAACCCTCAGACGACACAGCCTTCTCAGAAATCTAAATTTAGAAGGCTTTCAGCTAGACAGCGACGAGGGACTGCCCCCAGGGTCTGCACCCCCACGcccatcctcccctcccccagctccacccCGCCTGTCAGACGCCGCGGCCGTCCCGGCTCTGCCGGCGGAGCCGACCTGGGCCCACGCCGGGAGGGCGGCGGCGTGGACGGCCCTCCCGGACTCGAGACCGCCGGAGGGGCTGAAAGAGGAGCCGACGGCGGGGAGCCGGTCGGGTCGGTCCTCGTCTCGGAACCTGGGGCCGCGGCAGGGTGGGAGCGCGGGCTGCCCCCGCCCCCCAGGCCAGAGAGAGCCCCTGGCCGCGTCCCCGGACACAGACAAAAGGACCGACAGCCGGCGACCAAGAAGCGAGCGAGGAGCCCCTGTATCCTCAGCCTGGCCCCGGAAGGAAGGAGTCGGGGGTCCTTTTACCCGGCGCCTCGGCGCTCCGCGGCGCTCCGGGTCCCTGGGCCCCGCCTCCGGACAGACGGACCGCTGGACAATGGGCCCGAGGCCACAGCTCAGGCCGGCCGGGCCGGGGCTCTCCGGGACTGGGCCTCGGCAGGCGCAGGGCGGCTCCGGGCCGAGCCGGTGACGGGGAGCCGAGGGGCGGCGCTGCAGATGGACAAAGCCAACGGCAGACAGACAGACGGAGGGGGAAAAGATGGCGGCGCGGGAGGCGGGAGCGCGCTGCTCGCGCACCCGCGGCGAGTGGGGCGCGTGCACGAgcctctcctctccccctccccccttgTCCAGTTAGGcccccctccccgctccccagGCGCGCGCCCAGTGGCGTGGGCGGGGCTTGAGGGGAGACGGGGGTCCTGGAGGCGTGACTTAGGGGAGCACCCAATCACAGAGTGGCCTCGCCTCCGTCCTCGCGCCCTGGAGACCACCCAGCGTCCCACCCGCCTTCATCTCTCTCTAGCCCTCTTAGATCCTCAGCAACCGTACGCCCTTCCGAAG AATGCCTAA